atttaaagACTAAAGTTGTTCTTAGGATCAAGATAAAGAAAACCATTTTGTGAATTCTGATGATGCTATTGTTGCTATAACTCATTAGCCATTTTCGTCACTAATTAATcagagttttaatatttttgttttaaaatttttgaacacGGTCCAATCTCAATTTATCACCTTATACTTGATGAAAAGAGAGAGGTTAAAGTggcatttctcaaaaaaaaaaatttaaaaaaaaaaaatctaggagaGTTATACGGATatgaaatttgttaattttcctGCTATTTATCTAGAGAAATATAATGAGTTTTGACCAATAGGAAGAAAATATGTCTAAGttgtcaatatctttttattggatgtgaattttaaaaatctaattattgaattacatgtttttattatatctcttgcaaaatttcaagaaaataaaaaatcaatagttataacatcaattaaatgtttaaatttcaagtttttataatttaaaattaagcacaaaaaataagtttattgattaaatagtaaataatatttgatttgaaTGAATATTGACACatatgttaagaatataaaaaaaacacgtaattcaataattaaatctttaaaattcttatttaataagaaaaacataGACAAAGTTTGAAAGGTTTTGGAGTTCGGAGAGAAACTGTCCCTAGAGAAACTGCCCTTCAAATATCGGCCCTCATACCTGGCTCACGTCGCACGCCATAACTCACAACAACCGCACCACAATAGAAAATGGGCCatgactaaaaaataaaaagggccAATTCGATGGGTTCTGAATCTTCTAATCAGCATATTAGCGTGTGtgtatatttgaaaattataggTAGGGACCCTCCGCCTTGACTTTATAATTATAACTttgtgtttgtatatatataaaaattaattctagcatttattatgtatttttttttttatatacattcaTGGTTGGGGTGGAAATTTTAAATGCTAgatatttttattggaaataCTTATTAAGTTGCAAGACTTTTGATTATCTcttttctatatattaagaggattcaaaaaattagttattgtctctttttttttcaaaaatactacTAATTCAATTAACttatatttattcttaaaatataaaaataaggttaaaatcataaattgataaataaaaaaaattatataagaaacCTACCCATGTTCTATAAAACTTCCCACTACCCCATGTACACAACCAAAACTACCCCCATgttcctataaataaataaaaattaaaaaaaaaaaaaactaccccaagttcttataaaaaaaaacctacaaaaaaaaggagcctcatttcattttattaaaaaatttaagaaatcaCTTAAAAGAATTCTTATATATATCAATACAATAGTGTCTAAAGTTTTTCACTTTTAAACCCACCCGTGGAAGCCCATCCTTTAAAATAAAGTCGAACACCTGATGTGCGTGCTTATTAATCACCTCAGTCAGTATCTCTATCTCTCACAACCAAACTCCAAATCGGTCATTTTACATcgaaattttaagaaaatggtGTTGTTAGATAGATTCTAAACCAGTTCTCACGCATCACTATCACTGTCTgcctctttctctctatgtttCTTTTCGCATGTGAATCTCATCCATTTGACAATCTACATTTGGATTCACCCACCCACCCCCCTTTATGTCTGGTTAGAtgcccttttctttctttttctctaaattaaATTGATGATGgtgtttgtgattgtgattgtgcATGTCATAGAACAAGAATATGGAGCAGCTTAGTAGGTTAAATTTCCAATTCCACACAGTGGggaagtataaaataaaaatttctgattgtataattattttttggaatttcatgaacaaatttcattgaaaaagtttacaattattaagaaattttattggttgagctattttttttagagattctACCCATCTGAATTCGGAGTTGATGCGGACCGTAACAATGCTGTGGAGCCAGCGAAGAGTGTATTTGCTGTCAGGGCCAAAATCCGACGTGCCATTGAGGCTGAAGGCATTCCCTACACTTATGTCCCAAGCCACTTCTTTGCTGCCTATTTTCTCCCTAACTTGGTACAGCCAGGAGCCACTGCTCCTCCTAGAGACAAAGTCATTATCCCTGGCGATGGGAATCCCAAGGGTAACTAGCaatttctttaagctcttgatcAGCATTTGGCATTATCAAGATGGGTAAATGTGTATccatcaaggaagtcaataccgtaccggaagTTGTACCGGTTTTgtcaccggtacgatatatttcggataccggtcaataccggtgtaccgtttcgggtttatcgttattttatacacacaccaaaatatctagaaccatgtttataaatatataatatttcatttatattatagtaaatataaaattttattacaaaacattacctcaattcagaacaaattattcataattttagactttagtatcaaataaaagaaaaaaaaacacaatataaaaaatagaaagcttagttgttcattgcatactaagaaaacaaataatactaagaagttaatgtaaataagttaccattatacttttacaaaaattcaaaaattacaaaactaaaaaaaaaaaaaaaaaaaagcttttttctgtaccagccggtacgcccggtaccggccggtattgcccgaaattggccggtatggccggtacacGACCGGTACGAccggtatttttttcggtacaatataaaagtgtaccggtaccggtgcactggccggtacggtatgtaccggccggtaccggtacggtatcggcctCACTGGTATCCATGCTTGCCAAACACGACATTTAAGCCTTTTATTCCGAGTATGTTTTTTTGGTGAATAGAATGTCACGTCATTTTAAGTcagttatcattttttatttggtggACTTAAACACTAAATTATGTGACATCATGCGTAAAGTGGACTATCTTAATTTTGAAGCAAATGAAGTGCGTGAGCTGGAACTGAATGATCTTATTTGTTATTGTATAGCTATGATAAGATATGTATACAATACTATATAACTATGTGTTGCTTTGAACTCTCCTTGCAGCAATTTTTAACAAGGAAGACGACATTGCAACCTATACCATTAGATCTGTGGATGACCCAAGAGCATTGAACAAGGTACTCTACATTAGGCCTCCCAAAAACATTTACTCATTCAATGAGCTTGTTGCCCTTTGGGAGAAGAAGATTGGCAAAACTCTTGAGAAAGTCTATATTCCGGAGGAAAAGCTTTTGAAGGACATCCAAGGTCAGTGAGAAAATATGTCCAATAGTCCAAGGAAGCTATGCTGTTTTTATGTTCTTTCATGTTATCTAACATTGGTGCTTGTAACATTGGCAAGGAGCAAAAAATGGgttaattaatatgtttttgatCTTGGTCCATTTTTGCAGAGGCCCCAGTTCCACTCGATACGTTGTTGGCACTCAACCACTCAGCCTTTGTGAAGGGTGATCACACCAGCTTTGAAATTGAGCCATCATTTGGTGTGGAGGCTTCCCAGTTGTACCCAGATGTCAAATACACCACTGTGGAAGAATATCTCGACCAATTTGTTTGAGAAATTAAGTCCCAGCTCTTGTTACTattaagataaataattataacCAATGTGTGAACATTGTGGGTGAAATTAAGAGTGTTTGTACTTATTAGGATCTCGTTCTCTTTAACCTTACCGTGAAGAACCATAATGTACTATGAATGATGCATTTTCTCTTCACAGTATATGTTTGTAACtgaatgtctttttttttttttttttttacgcgatagaattctactctaacctaatctaaatgtatatgtgtgtgaagctcctttctagagacttgaaccctggctcttgccccccacaccccacaagcacttatacttatagagtgaccatcgcaccaagggtgtgcagtaGTCTtgaatgttttttatatttcttgtggtctattctctctctcacgtCTTTCCTTTATTGTTGaagattaataataatatgggaaaatcaataaagaaaaaggaacaaGAGGTTTGGTTTGAATGGTAAATCCTATTGTACGAATGATTTTATTGTGCCAAGCGCCTTTAGTTAAATTAATACCTCTAAGTTTTCCAATAGAGATTTTCAAGTTTTCAATAGACTTTCttcgtttgggaggagggaatagAATgtgatggaaaaaaataaaaagaataattttagaatattctttcaTTCCCTTGTTAAAGAGTTTTAATGGAGAGAATGAAAAATCCATTTTCTTGCttgggagtttaagtgagaGGGAATGGAATAGGTAaaagggaacactcattcctctctattcccttaaaacctcaaatttttattccCCCGAAATTAAGAGGAATGGAAGAGaatggaattagatttaatgatttttttactaaaactcccaaaatacccttatatattcaaccttttattttaaaatagggatctaatagtaatattgtcataaaatgattccattctattctctccatgttactcccaaacaagattacttacattctattcattttcaccattcatttattttaaaacatccaatcaaggttatttaatttcattcttttccattcatttcccttatttaaatacatttaattctattccattcatttccattcccttccattcatttccattcccttatgatcatttcattccatttcattcccttgtgaactcccaaacgaagcCTCAAGGTTTCCAAACTCCTCTCTTCCATTCTAattaacaattgaattataagaaaaaaaaatggttctaTTGTTGCCTGAGAATTGTAGTAACTTATAATGGAATGGCTAAGGTAGGTTTGGTTTACAACATTAGAGTTGAACATGTGTGGAAGTTCTTCCACATAAGTTATTGTTTTCTCACATTTGTTAAGGTGCATTGAGCACAAATTGGTTATAATTTCACACGCAATGTTCACACattagttataacttataagttcTTCCAAAAATGAACACACATGTCATTAGCACAGGCACGGccgcatgagagagagagagagagagagagagagagaggtatatTGTCATTGTTTATCACCGGATATGATTGTTAATTTTAATCATAGATAAAAAGCAATGGTACTTACGTTGTGGAAAGCGGAAatgtttgtttgaaaaaaaaaattataaacacaGAATCCGAAGTGGGATGTGGCTTATTGTATTTAAAGTAATTTAAATGGTTTATTTGGATGGAATATATCAAAAgagaaattgaatttcaatttttagttttaaggaaacgaaaattgtaatttttttttctattgataAAATTCATAGATAATTCAAATCTTATCGACATATAGATTGAAATGGATtacataagttttattttttttttttttgataaacgatacataagatttttatttttatttttaatagaagtGATTTTGTTGGAATAATAATTACAGCTCATATCCACCGTGTGTACTGTTAGCTCATATCTACAATTAATAGTAAACTTAATGTCATGGTGAAAAGTGTAATAATCATCATAGTTTAAGATGCAAAACAtgcattcaaaaagtttagagtgcaaaatgtaataaaaattcaattcaaaaaatGGAATCCTCTTATAGATAGTATGTGTATATTATATACACATACTATCTATAAGAAGATTCTCTTTATTGAACTGGATGGAAAAATATGGCATCGTGTGAAAAAACCTAATTACATCTCTTTTCAatcttttaaaactaaaagatagaTTACACTTTACTATCTTGAACTATACTTTTGATTATATTTTGtaccataaattttaaattttcgtCCAAGTTAACCGCAAACTTAATGTTGGAATACAAAATGCAACAAAAGTCATAGTTTATGATATAAAACGtacattcaaaaaatttataatataaagtgTAATAAGagatagtttagggtggtaaagtataattttctcccaaaaaattaatccaaaaattaCTTCTTAATACCAAAAAATGTTAGTACGTACTCAgtacaataaaattaaagacacctcttctaaaaaaatattttaaaaaaatgaaaacaaaattttttttttttgaaagtgtttcAACCTATAGTCTATCAACATTTCTTGTGATACAATTGACTTTAAgtaagattttatcaattttaatttgaaacctTTTTTTCAGCAGAAACAATTATAACAAGTATTTTCAATAACCTGTAAGCGATGCATGAATCTGGAAAAAGCTATACATGCATTTAGAAAagaatttattctttttatattctcaaGAATTCTTATTCTACATGTTTAAATGacactatgaatattttatttgttatctttttgttgtattttttatttttcttacaactcttttgatgaatttcttGTTCATCCGTGAGATATTCATctaaatgtttttgttttcctcatATTGTTAGTAACAATCAAGAGATCCTATTTGAGATTTAGTTGgaaaaattcttttgtttttctcactctctttgaagtttatttatatatttattatttgatattttaagtAGACATTTATAAGTTAAAAACATTAGTTACAATATACAATTATAATAcgacaagaataaaataaaattttaaatcatataacAATAGAGTCTAATTTAATCTTTCACTTGAATCCTTTCAAACATGGTTTTTAAATCCAGCCTGGACACTGATATGGTCTATGAGTCAGGTCATTGGTTCAACTATAGATTACTAGTCAAGTTATATggtcaaataatttttaaaaaaaaatatatatataaataagtttgaaaattcataaaataaatatataaatttaaaaaatagtcaTATGCCTAAATTAAAGtgaaaattataattcaaaattaaggTTTCGCAATAACATAGTAGTCTTTTACTAGGATGAGAGTTTTGGAGGTAAGTAGACAGACATacaacaacatttaaaaaaaattattaggttttattttctttaaattaccATATTATATCacattaaatagtaaaaaagtcAACAAAGTGGTCCTATAGATGTAATTTTTCAAAGTTCACAAACTAAACcgattatataaatttatctgAGTTAAACAAGTTACTACCAAGATTTTCAGAACCGGACAAAACCGGGAGGTCGGATTGTGAAAACCAAGAACCGGATGGAAATTCGGTTTTTTAAGCATAGAGAACCGGGTATATGTAGCAATTCTGTGAATCCCTAAAACCGGGATTGAACCCCTAAAATCGGGGTTGGACCACCcggtccaaccccttagcaatgtttttttaataaaaacaacttagtacaattttattctacttaattaaattattcatctcttacaaggaataaaacaaaattataattaaaatccttcaaagatattcaactttacttcaaaaattaatcataaattttaatgttttcatagttattattttattttattaactttcttatttaattattaaatatatgcttgaaaatcattaaatttctctcacatatatagatatattagtcaattttgctagttttataaatttaatatctatatttaggctttaattaattattaaattaattatgacgtcatcacggttcgacTCCGGTTCGACCTCAGTTTGACCTCAAAAACtttgaacctctcccttttacggttTAATGAACGGTCTGGATCTGAAAACCTTGGTCACTACAATTCTACAAGCCTACCAAGTTTGACTGGGTTTGACCAGGTCTTATGCAGAAATTATCCATTTAAACACCCAAACCGGTCTAGGTGCTAGGTCACCAAGTTCCCGATCTGATCGACTGGGTTAGTTCGGATTTAATAACTATGTTTTCTTATAATTATCTTGCTCGTGAAGTAAATCATCACACCTATGATCCAATCAATTGAGAGAGAAtctattattcttttttgaggCACTATCATTGCAACTTCACTTAACAATAGAATCATTGAGTGCCCAATTAAAATCAAATTCGACAGATAACTTGATGTATTACTCCTAACTAAACCaagattaatttaatatatagaaCCAAATATCATTACGAGAGCGTGGCCCATGACCTAAGTTGCCAAAtcctaaaattaatttaattaaaccCTGTTATACTTACAGCACAACCACCTGAGTGCTTGACAAAACGGGtagtatataataaattaataattgatgGCGTGTCAGTAAACTGAATAGTCTATAATTAATGATTCCTTAAAAAAGCTAACCAAAACGAATTGAACCGTGGGTATGGTTGCACCAGCCTTCTTTTTgtaaattcaaacaaaaacatgGGGACAAAACCAATTTGCATATGACTGTATATGCAATTAAGAGACAAGGCAAATCATAAAAGTGTTCATACTTTTGGCTAAATTTCAGGggaaatagaagaagaaaaggaataaaaaaaaatgtgcaaaCTTGTTGGTTAACAACAAAAGCTTCCAGTTTTtcatatttcttatttgttcATTCATTCTTTCCCATATTTGTAATAgaagtgacttttttttttcccgactAAAAGAATGACAAAAACCCTCTTCCTCTGAAATCAATGTAGCAGTTTTCTATAATCACAGAGAACATATTTACAACCCAAAGAGCTAAGTGACTATGTCATTGAGGGAGCGTACACTTGGTTTGGGCATGTTGTTATAGGCTTGCCTTGGTTAAACTCAGTCTTATGATCACCAATTCACCAGTGTCATTGTTCCTTTGAGAAAATCATCAACATAGCTTCTCTAGCCTCCCCAAAGCTGGATTTAGAGCTGGTTTTAGTCCCAGTACGGGACTGCTGATATTAGTGTTGGTGCCGGTGCCAGTGCTGGTGCCGGTGCTGGTGCTTCTTTTGGAGCCAGAGCGATTGgtatttttgttgaatatttcTCTATATATAGCATCATTTTTCTGACCTTCATTACTTCATTTTTCTGACCTATAAAATATGAAGCAAAAGATGTCAACAACTTTCACAATAAACAAGATGGCAAAGGAAAGGAACCAACCCATCAGAAAAAATACAGTAGTGTTAGATATACATCTCTTTGTATCTCTTACCAATCAAATCCAATTTGGGTTTTGAATTCTCTGACAGGATAATCAGTGTGGGCGTGATGATTGTAAGGACAGCCCAGAAGAAAAATATCAACACGAATGTTCTTTCCATCTTTTGTTGGAGAAAAAAAACTAGCTGTTCTGTAATGGGCTACTTGAGAAATTGAGAATTTAATACAAGAACAAAAGGGGAGAGATAGAGGCATGGAACAAATTAGCTGGCCATGTTTAAGAGCAGtcattttaaattctaaaactaaaactctttttaaaaactttttaaatcattttctaTAAGCAAAGTCAAGTACATCACAAATAAATTTGCGATTTGGTTGTTCAGTTGTTGGAGGGTTGTTATATAGTTTGAATGTATGATTGGATATCCATCTGGCATCTCATGCCCAAGTCATTATCCACTGAATCATTCTTTGCaatgattaatttttatataataccacttttatttataatttgatcaATAATTTGCTTATAATTTCCATCTAACAAATGAAATTTGGGGTTAATAAACTTAGTGTCTGTTTGGCATTATTAATTTTGCtagattattttattattcagtttatttttcctactatttataggctttattacactttttaatactatttatgaatctcattgtactatttcagctagcttttacttttatctatagtacttttaataaaaagttttcaatttcagcaaaataaacgaatCCAAAAGGACTATAATAAGCTTAATAAACTTAATCATTTGCTTCTTCTAGGTACTGCCTAGTTGCTGTCATAGACCAAGTCTATACCTAATTTGTATTGTTAAGTCTCATAACTAACCGACCCTATAGCTGCAACAATCTTGACATTTAGGAATCACAAGTAGCACAACAAATGCGCTTTTGTGCAATTGTGCATATACATCgaaaatatttctttatatatatccTCCTTCTCATAGTTGTGTTGTGAGACCCATACACTGAGGAAGAATGAATGTCATATACTCATATGCATAAAATAATAACTGATATACATCATGCCTTCCAGAAATTGGGAAATTCAACCCAAGCATTAATTCTTGTTTAATGTAATCAACACATTGTAACAGGACGTGTTTTAGTTTACACATTCTAATGGCCTAAAAGGACTATTTAGGAAAAAAGGCTGAAGATATTGAGACTCATcatttttcagatttgattccTTGGAAAATACAGCAtgtcaagaaaataaaacaaataaagataATTCAGGAAATGTGAGAAACCCAAATCATGCAAGCAACAATTGCTCATAAACAAAATGGAATTTTCATCATTTGTGTTAACTTTGGAGGTAGCTTTAGCCTAAAACATGTGCTCCACCTAAAAAATCCAAGGGCAGCAAAATTGCAGGGCTGCACTTCTCCCACGCTCTTCCTAAAAGTGACATTTCAAAGCTTCAGTCCACTATGCGACCTTTACTTGCAGCAGACTTCTTCCCGGTATACCTCTGTCAAAAGTCAAAAGCAACAGAGAAGTTACAAAATGTCACTGCAAGGCCTAAGAGGAACCAACTGCCACcacatatttcaaaataaactaTATAACTGGGATGGAAGAAGGCACAGCTCTCACCTGCTTTCCAATGCTGAATGGGACATATCTATACTTAATCATGTGCATGATTTGGCGCTTCATTGTGAGGACAAACAGCACAACCCAATAACAAAGCAGTATAGGCCAGAAAACAGGGACATCAAACACAGAAAAGAAGGTCATCAGAAACGCCACACAGAAAGCTTTAGTGATGGAATACCTGAAACCACAAAACCAAGAgaaataactcattttttaaGCCTCCATTAAAAGACAAATTCTCTGACTGTAAGATTTGTCAAACAAATTGGGGAAGCACACAATACCAACTCTAAACAAAAACCTTATCTCAACTTCTGGAGTCAGTTATTGTAAATCATTGTTCGCTACTGACCTCACTTTATAATTACATATTCACATCATGATCCATCATGTCTCTTCTCACAGCTTCTATTTGGTCTTTTCCTTGGGTAG
This genomic stretch from Castanea sativa cultivar Marrone di Chiusa Pesio chromosome 1, ASM4071231v1 harbors:
- the LOC142616341 gene encoding eugenol synthase 2-like; the protein is MAQSKILLIGGTGYIGKFLVEASAKAGHPTFVLVRKNTLSDPVKGKLIEKFKNLGVTLLQGDLHDHGSLVSAIKQADVVISTVGAMQFEDQLKIIAAIKEAGNVKRFYPSEFGVDADRNNAVEPAKSVFAVRAKIRRAIEAEGIPYTYVPSHFFAAYFLPNLVQPGATAPPRDKVIIPGDGNPKAIFNKEDDIATYTIRSVDDPRALNKVLYIRPPKNIYSFNELVALWEKKIGKTLEKVYIPEEKLLKDIQEAPVPLDTLLALNHSAFVKGDHTSFEIEPSFGVEASQLYPDVKYTTVEEYLDQFV